One Odocoileus virginianus isolate 20LAN1187 ecotype Illinois chromosome 6, Ovbor_1.2, whole genome shotgun sequence DNA segment encodes these proteins:
- the C6H15orf48 gene encoding normal mucosa of esophagus-specific gene 1 protein produces the protein MGFYQLLMKKKELIPLVFFMAVAATGASSFAVYSLRKTDVILDRKRNPEPWETVDPTVPTKLVTINQEWKPIEELQKVRKATR, from the exons ATGGGCTTTTACCAACTCCTgatgaaaaagaaggaa CTTATTCCTTTGGTGTTTTTCATGGCCGTGGCAGCCACTGGAGCTTCATCATTTGCTGTGTATTCCCTTCGAAAAACCGATGTGAT cctTGATCGAAAAAGAAATCCAGAACCTTGGGAAACTGTGGATCCTACTGTACCTACAAAG cttgtaaCAATCAACCAAGAGTGGAAGCCCATTGAAGAATTGCAGAAGGTCCGAAAGGCAACCAGGTGA